The following is a genomic window from Solanum stenotomum isolate F172 chromosome 4, ASM1918654v1, whole genome shotgun sequence.
TAAGAAACAAACTACACATCGACTGGCCTTTATTGCCTTTTGTATCTATCATGTTATCTGATCACTATGCTATGTTTGAACATTAGGTTGTACCATCTGTTGCAATTGGGTTTACTGTTTACGATATGATGAAAGCATACCTGAGAGTACCATCACGAGATGATGCTGTTGTAGAAGTCGTCACTAGTAACAGAGATAGTCAATCATCCACCCTGCACTCCTAACAATCTTCTTAGGATCAGAGatttttcaagttcaatttcgGAGAACTGGCAATCAAAGCTGCTAAAGTTTGTAAATTTCCATTCTTTAATATAGGCATAATTCTTCTTTACAATAAGTTGTTACCAGAGAGCTATCAGATGGTATTGCCTTAATCCCAAACTAGTTGGGGTTGGCTATGATACCTCTGGTATTAATTCATCTATATACGAGGTTGCACTGCAAAAATGTATATTAACAACTTGCTGTAAACTAATGCCTCATTCTGGCGTCTCATACATTGATTGACAAGTACGGGCGAGTTATGAAGAGTAGCACATATTTGTGTGTTCAAGTGTCTGTTCTAAAGCAGAtctgagttcttgatgaaattctttAGTTCTCATCGATAATAAAACGTGTTCCATATGCAAAGGCAATGCATAGAAGTGGAGAAATCAGACATTGCAAGTATTTTCTCCAGCAGAATCATATACTAATGTACAGTCTGATATCTTTCTATAAACAGGTTTCAAGGCCATTCAAACACCAATTGGTTACATGTAGTGAACTCTACTGTGACTAAATATTACTCAATTCCAGGAACACTATACTTTTTATTCATCCATACCGGATGTCTTCAACTTTCACAGTATGCAAAGTACAGAAAAACAGAAGGATAATCTTTTAGAGTAGATAGATAAAAGATATTTTCGTTATAGACTGTCAGCAGCAGTAAGATCAAACCTCTGTCATCTCGTTTATGTTCTGAGAGGACGACTTCTTAGTTCATTTGGCAAACATATCATACATGATATGCAAGTCATATGATGTAATCAGACCATCCAGATATGAAAGATGTATGGTCCATACTCTCTCCGGGACATTCCTCGTGCTTAGTTGGCTGTTCTTTCCCTCCCACCAACCTAGCTGGATTTCCAACTGCAGTTGTTCGTGGTGGCACGTCAATCAGAACCACTGATCCAGCCCCAATCTTGGCTCCCTCACCAATATTTATGTTGCCTAATATCGTGGCACCTGCACCTATGAGCACTCCATCACCAATCTTAGGGTGTCGGTCACCACCAAACTTACCAGTTCCTCCTAAGGTTACATGGTGAAGAATCGACACATTGTTTCCAATAACTGCAGTTTCACCAACAACCACTCCAGTTGCATGATCAAAGAGGATGCCTTTTCCGATTTTGGCAGCTGGATGAATGTCAACAGCAAAAACATCAGAGATTCGGGATTGAAGTGCAAGTGCAAGTGGCCTTCGGGATTGAGTCCAAAGTTTGTGAGCTACTCGATGTGCCtgaaaataaaacattaaattGTTAATACCTAATACTACCATTTGAAGAGAGAGTCGATATGATATGAAGTGAAAAGTAAGCCCCTTGACTTACTATTGAAATACAGGCAATCTGTAAATATGCAATTTCCATGAGATGCTAATAGCTACTcattttattgaaataaaaaagcATCTCACAGTTGTTAACCAAAGGAAACCatactttttccttttcaatttaGAATATGGTGAACTGTCCAAATGCATCTGTAAAGTTATTTCATTGTCAGCGGAGAGCCAATACAACACATGGTAGCTAATGAACATTGTGTAACAGAAAAGGAAAGATCAATTGCATACATTCATTTACATCCGCGTATATAGGTGTGTTCGGGCCTTCTGACACATATAAACAAGAAAACCCAGGGGTACGATGTTTCATTAGCTGCTTATCTTAAAATGGATTGggatagaaaagaaaaaacaaggaATGGTAGAGATCACCTAACTGGCAACATTTTATCTTTGTACTACTTTCAAACCGTACCTACCACCCAGATACTAGAGACTACTGAGCAAACAATATCATAGTCCTTGGCTCCATTGCAGCACACACTTTCACCATTTTAACCCGTTCAGCCATGACATAATTATTCACAAATAGTAGTTTGGCTGTGAAGTCTCGGCAATAGAGTGAAGTCTTATttgaacaataaataaaatcttGTAGTAGTGGTTTGAAAGTTTATTAGAAGCAAGGCTCTTCAAGTGTTCGACTTCTACTCACAAAGTCACAGCATtcacaaactttttttttccaaatgtaTTTCATGTCCAAACATAAACGTTAACTTCCACAAACTTTTTCcaacttcaacttcaaataCTCTCTTTTTAACTTCAACACAATTGTTATCCAAACGCTTACCAAGTATACATCCAAAGAAAGATCTAATTCCACTATGTTgctgaaataatattttaacaaCTGTGCCTATTGTTATAACATAGAAATATAGTACCAACTATGTCTTGAACACTGTCAAATCCCAAAGTGAAAAGGTCATATTATCAGTCTCGCATTCAAGTGATTGGCATCTGCCATATACTTCTAACATCCTGTGTCAATGTTTTGTTTGGTATAACTTCCAAGGAAACAATTGGAACATTTGAGTCTTCCTCGATGAAGACTCAATTCAACCAGGGGTGGAGCTAGGGTGCTGCAAGGGCATTCATCACCGAAAAGGCGAAAACTTACATAGTATGCACAAGGTCGAAACTTTTTTGTATGCATATAATATTACTACAGGTATAAATAGTAGATATTTCTCTTCTTGTACGTCAAGCCGATGGTCTATTGGAAATAGACTCTCAACCCTGAAAGGTAGGATATGATCTTGCGTTTGCATATATCTTGCCCTTCCCAGACCCCACAAGTGgaattacactaggtatgttgttgttctaTATATAGGAGTAGTTATTGAATCCCTTAGGCCTTTTCGTGTATTTACTTCTCTATATTTTGAATTCCCTTGTCGAAAATCCTGGCTCCCGCACTTCAATCATCAATTTTTCATACAAATCCCCcccaaaactcatcttttcatACTCTAAAGTTCCCATCTTTCCAGAAAAATTTAACATAAGTCCCCAGTTTTCCTATTTTTTCATGAAGAGACAATTTCACAGTATCacaatatactaaaaataaatgttattagTTACTAATTTATCGTATTATTAACTATAGTCATTTCCcgaaacataaatttattatattcaaacaGTAATATGGTAAAATTGGCATTCCATTTATTGCATACTGAATAAGTAAAATAGGCATAACGAGTAGTTACAACTTACAAACCTGACAAGCAAGGAAGCCTTTGTAATTAAGCAAACAATGAGAGAAGGAAACACAGGCCGGGTCACGGTAGCGAGCGGCGAGTAGGTCAGCGGATGCGGCGGCGCGTAGATCAGCATCAGTGGAGAAATTATTGAGGAACAGATCGTAGAGAAGAGTAGATAGAAGCGTTGAAGAACAAAGCTTGTTCCCCAAATGAAAAGAGAGTGAACGTTCAAGCGAAGAGTGAGATAGTATAGTTGAGTACAAATAGCTTGCTAATGCCGGCTCAGCTTCTGCGTCCCGCCGAGCTTCTGCTTTGATCTGTGTCCATAACCAGATAGCTTCTTCCGCCGTGTCCGTCGGTGGATGTGGCGCCGCCGGCGAGGCGTTACGGTGTTCTTCGGCTGGCATATCGGAATACGGCGTCGTTTTGATGGCGGAGTCCGTGAGATTttattttctccaatttttAAGGGAGCATTTATGGAAAAAATAGTAAGGCATAGACAGACGACACGTGTCAAATTTCTAGAAGGTTAACAGGAAGAGTTAATCAAAACAAAGAGTACTACTTACTAAAACATACCGTTGCGGTTTAGAGAGGGTGGTGTGTACGAAATCTTATTCTGGCTTTATGAAATTAGAAAAGTTATTTGCCGATAGATTTTGAATGAAAGTAAAGTATATCAAAATCAATAAGAAGAGAAATATAATAACGAAGCAaccatattaaataaaaaacaatagcaaTAGAAACAATACGATAATCAaggcaagaaaaaaaaatatttcatctattcaacaatacttgtccactattgactttgcacacttcttaagaaactatataGAGGAGTAGTTTTACTATATCAgtctttgaatataataaatcgtatatcttgaaaaaaatatataacggggaaatgactataattaatgataaagataaattaggaactaagtaaaattatctattgattttataaagTGAATAAGTATTGTTAGACatccaaaataatatagtggaTAATAATTattgaacggagggagtatgtaaTAATAAAATCGAAGCATAAGATAATAACGACATAAATGATAATATAAAGGTGAATTCTATATTGTTTTTTACTATGTGTAAATATAAAGTCGCTTAATAATTACTCGtttcattttatgatttttttaaaaaataattattctaatatgcttaagattataattttttttttgagaccCTCAATAGAATTCGCATTTGCCATTCTTTAAATATAtctaagttttattttatgtgattataataaatatattattattatattcttcagatgtgaatgaaataaattaacttaTATATAATAGCTCATAACTTACCTTATAGATATAAATTACATTACACTAATTCGATACGAGGAATTCgattataatatttgatttcTTGAATTTGTAGTGCATGTTACGTTTGGTTTTTGACTAGTTGTCTTGGTAATAACTTAGCGGTCTTTGGCctctacttacttttagtttaaaaaaatcaaattatttaaatctcattattttatgtttttttatttattttatatttatatctttTCATGGAGAAAGAATCTAGATAGGATACgattttgaatatttatcaACATTAGGTGTTTATAGTGAACAAatggatacataatatatatttaaatatatatcattattatttaattacttaattataataaatcaaATAGATTTGATGTAAATAGTGTGCGCAAATAAATTTCTACCAAACACTATTGTTAGACACTGTATGTAATAGATTTGATGTAAATATTGTGTGCAAATAAATCAAATAGTTACTAAGTGgattctttaaattttataatattttttggattGATCACTTAACTAATAGTTATTAATTCAAAAAGTCGCCTTTGGATTTTCTTTGTGATatcttaattaatgtattttcAAACTTTATCACATTAAAAATTGACTTAAATCAAATTGTAAAGATGCTCTTTTAGTCTCATACGTTTTTATACCTCTTTTGACATCGATTTTGACATTGACCATTATCTATGCGTTAGTTTCAATCTGgactaacaaatcttttaaattttgggCGGTGACCAATAATGATGCTTGCCTTGCatcttcattttatatttttatcaaattagtACCCCTCGGTCATTCCTTTATTCGATATTTTCATGCTAAAAAGCAAgacaaaatgaagaagaagaaaaaaaaaaaaaaactccataACAAAATACGAAACAACTTTAACAAACAATATTGAAGTTCGAAGTTTTGACAAATCGAACTTCAGACAAATTCCTAAAGTTTTCGAGTTTTAATCAAAGGGTATAATGGAAAAAATGATGTCTCTATATTAATTAGTGactaaagtttaattaatttaaaaaatgatggttaaaatttgattattagAGGAGCGgaggttttaccctgtgcgcacccaaaggtagtggctgcgggtttcccttgtcataaaaaaaaaaaaaaaattgattattagaAGTTTAAAAAGTGACTATTTGCATGTTTCACCCAATAAAATACATGAAAATTCGAAACAGACCCTCAATTTTTTTGAACACACATGTCGTCTCTTTTCTTCTCCAGCAGTCGTAGGCATCTCTCTGTTGCTCTCAGAAGATTCAGTCTCTGCAgattttcttccattgttaCTTGTAAAGTTCccatttttactctttttctcctttgaaaaactcaaaattttaagtATTTATTCTCttgcgttttttttttttgtgcagATGCTACAGAGGAAGAAAAATCAAGATTCATTCACCCCTCTTCAGTTGTTCATCCAAATGCCATTTTGGGTGAggtaaagattcaatctttattcTGTTTATGCTTTTTTGTTGATGAAAATCTGAAGTCTTTACCATTTATAGGTGTTTGCTGTAGTAGTAAGTTTAATTTTGCTTCATTTGTCACATTCAATCACTTTCAAATTGGGGATAGGGGAAGGGGAAATGGGGGTTGTAACAAGTTGGGAATACCCTCACCATCAAGTTGAAAGTTCACGTAGCcaaccaactgagctactaagattcccTGGTATATTTCAATCACGAACTAGTTGGGATCGGTTATGCTGAGAATTGTCTTTCTTTTGACTCAATGCTGACTGTCATAATAACTG
Proteins encoded in this region:
- the LOC125861967 gene encoding serine acetyltransferase 5 — its product is MPAEEHRNASPAAPHPPTDTAEEAIWLWTQIKAEARRDAEAEPALASYLYSTILSHSSLERSLSFHLGNKLCSSTLLSTLLYDLFLNNFSTDADLRAAASADLLAARYRDPACVSFSHCLLNYKGFLACQAHRVAHKLWTQSRRPLALALQSRISDVFAVDIHPAAKIGKGILFDHATGVVVGETAVIGNNVSILHHVTLGGTGKFGGDRHPKIGDGVLIGAGATILGNINIGEGAKIGAGSVVLIDVPPRTTAVGNPARLVGGKEQPTKHEECPGESMDHTSFISGWSDYII